The following proteins are encoded in a genomic region of Comamonas resistens:
- a CDS encoding DUF2189 domain-containing protein codes for MQASPVSSHEADPAALQVRSLSFAQPWQWLVLGARDAMRAPLIALFYGLCFWAMALLLGWVFRASPEYVMSMASGCLLLGPFLAMGLYELSRRLEQGQRPQLGASLLCWSRHLQSMGMLVMVLMVLEMLWGRASMVVFAISFDTGMPTTASVLQTVVRRENWEFLLIYTAVGGVFAALVFGFTVVALPTILDRDADALTACITSMRVVGLNIGVMLLWAAIITVLVAVSLMPYGAGLLIVGPVLGCASWHAYRASVELPEAQPEAA; via the coding sequence ATGCAAGCTTCCCCTGTTTCCAGCCATGAAGCCGATCCTGCCGCGTTGCAGGTGCGCAGCCTGAGCTTTGCCCAGCCCTGGCAATGGTTGGTGCTGGGAGCGCGTGATGCGATGCGTGCACCGCTGATCGCGCTGTTCTATGGCCTGTGCTTCTGGGCCATGGCCTTGCTGCTGGGCTGGGTGTTTCGTGCCAGCCCCGAGTATGTGATGTCCATGGCCAGCGGCTGCCTGCTGCTGGGGCCGTTTCTGGCCATGGGACTGTACGAGCTCAGCCGCCGGCTGGAGCAGGGGCAGCGGCCGCAGCTGGGGGCGTCGCTGCTGTGCTGGAGCCGTCATCTGCAGAGCATGGGCATGCTGGTCATGGTGCTGATGGTGCTGGAGATGCTCTGGGGCCGCGCCTCCATGGTGGTGTTTGCCATCTCCTTCGACACCGGTATGCCCACTACGGCCAGTGTGCTGCAAACTGTGGTGCGCCGCGAAAACTGGGAATTTCTGCTGATCTACACGGCGGTGGGCGGTGTGTTTGCGGCACTGGTCTTTGGCTTTACGGTGGTGGCGTTGCCTACCATTCTGGACAGGGATGCCGATGCCTTGACCGCCTGCATCACCAGCATGCGTGTCGTGGGACTCAATATCGGGGTCATGCTGCTGTGGGCGGCCATCATCACCGTGCTGGTGGCGGTATCCTTGATGCCCTATGGCGCGGGCCTGCTGATCGTGGGCCCTGTGCTGGGCTGTGCCAGCTGGCATGCATATCGGGCCAGCGTGGAGCTGCCTGAAGCGCAGCCCGAGGCGGCCTGA
- a CDS encoding PLP-dependent transferase, with protein sequence MTQADTKLSTHLIHHPYQAPADFAGPQPAVHKASTVFFENVQAMRERRWLDKSSYTYGLHGTPTTYTLEERLATLEGGLQCLLVPSGLAAIATTSLALLRTGDEVLVPDNVYGPNKTMTEGELAHFGITHQYYDPMSVEDLASKITPATRLVWLEAPGSVTMEFPDLMAQVRLCREKGITTVLDNTWGAGLAFKPFDLLGDGGSLGVDVTAHALTKYPSGGGDVLMGSIITRNQPLHMRIKLSHMRMGLGVSGNDAEAVLRNLPSIGLRYHAQDRAARQLAQWLAAQSAVVQVLHPAMPGAPGHSYWKQLCAQNGSEGVAAGLFSVVIDERFDQAAVDRFCDSLQFFKIGYSWGGPVSLVVPYELAEMRSRATPHIKAGTVVRFAIGLEDVADLQADLAQALQKAFT encoded by the coding sequence ATGACCCAAGCCGATACCAAGCTCTCCACCCATCTGATCCACCACCCTTATCAGGCGCCCGCGGACTTTGCCGGCCCTCAGCCCGCGGTGCACAAGGCCTCGACCGTGTTCTTCGAGAACGTGCAGGCCATGCGCGAGCGCCGCTGGCTGGACAAGAGCAGCTATACCTACGGGCTGCACGGCACGCCCACGACCTATACGCTGGAGGAGCGGCTGGCCACGCTGGAAGGCGGTCTGCAGTGCCTGCTGGTGCCCAGCGGATTGGCGGCCATCGCCACCACCTCGCTGGCGCTGCTGAGAACCGGGGACGAGGTGCTGGTGCCGGACAACGTCTACGGCCCCAACAAGACGATGACCGAGGGCGAACTGGCCCACTTCGGCATAACCCATCAGTACTACGACCCCATGAGCGTGGAAGATCTGGCATCCAAGATCACGCCCGCGACCCGGCTGGTCTGGCTGGAGGCTCCAGGCTCGGTGACTATGGAGTTCCCCGATCTGATGGCCCAGGTGCGCCTGTGCCGTGAAAAAGGCATCACCACCGTTCTGGACAATACCTGGGGCGCGGGTCTGGCGTTCAAGCCTTTCGACCTGCTGGGTGACGGCGGCAGCCTGGGAGTGGATGTTACAGCCCATGCGCTGACCAAATATCCGAGCGGCGGCGGCGATGTGCTCATGGGTAGCATCATCACGCGCAACCAGCCGCTGCATATGCGCATCAAGCTCTCGCATATGCGCATGGGCCTGGGCGTCAGCGGCAATGACGCCGAGGCCGTGTTGCGCAATCTGCCCAGCATCGGCCTGCGCTACCACGCCCAGGACAGGGCCGCGCGTCAGCTGGCACAGTGGCTGGCGGCGCAAAGCGCCGTGGTGCAGGTGTTGCACCCCGCCATGCCGGGAGCGCCCGGCCATTCGTACTGGAAGCAGCTATGCGCGCAAAACGGCAGCGAAGGCGTGGCCGCCGGTCTGTTCAGCGTGGTGATCGACGAGCGCTTTGATCAGGCGGCCGTGGACCGCTTCTGCGACAGCCTGCAATTCTTCAAGATCGGCTACAGCTGGGGCGGCCCGGTCAGTCTGGTCGTGCCTTACGAGCTGGCCGAGATGCGCAGCCGCGCCACGCCGCATATCAAGGCGGGCACGGTGGTGCGCTTTGCCATCGGTCTGGAGGACGTGGCCGATCTGCAGGCCGATCTGGCCCAGGCGCTGCAAAAGGCATTCACCTGA
- a CDS encoding BON domain-containing protein — MASIVFKRSVHVLAVTALAFGLAACGKSDENNTAGQKLDSAIAQTEQAAQNAGSKIEEGAAKAGEATANALDKAGDKIAGAAETAGQKVEAGAASVGAALDDAGITAAVKTELIKAPEISALQINVDTKDGAVTLSGTVPSEAVKNQAGDIAKAAKGVTSVTNNLTVKAG; from the coding sequence ATGGCATCTATCGTTTTCAAGCGTTCCGTTCATGTTCTGGCTGTGACGGCTCTGGCCTTCGGCCTGGCCGCCTGCGGCAAGTCCGACGAGAACAATACAGCCGGTCAGAAGCTGGACTCCGCCATTGCTCAGACCGAGCAGGCGGCGCAAAACGCCGGCAGCAAGATTGAAGAAGGTGCTGCCAAGGCTGGCGAGGCGACTGCCAACGCACTGGACAAGGCCGGTGACAAGATCGCTGGCGCTGCGGAGACGGCCGGCCAGAAGGTCGAGGCCGGTGCTGCCAGTGTCGGAGCGGCTCTGGATGACGCAGGCATCACGGCCGCCGTCAAGACCGAGCTGATCAAGGCTCCCGAAATCAGCGCGCTGCAAATCAATGTGGACACCAAGGACGGCGCCGTGACCTTGAGCGGCACCGTTCCCTCCGAAGCTGTGAAGAACCAGGCCGGCGATATCGCCAAGGCCGCCAAGGGCGTGACCTCGGTGACCAACAATCTGACGGTCAAGGCCGGCTGA
- a CDS encoding SulP family inorganic anion transporter, producing the protein MHSLARWFPFLQWPKPGAALLRGEFWAGLTVGLMLLPQGVAYAALAGMPLITGIYASIIPAAVAILFSPSPRLGVGPTALSALLIGASLTGMAEPGSAQWVQLAAWMAILSGLVQAVLGVVRAGWLLNLVTSPVLAGFTQAAALLILASQLPTLLGMRADWATVWHSPSIYLFDWRSIAFGLSSMALLMVAKKWRPAFPSAIFIIALTGLVSWATGFADSSGAVVGHLPAGLPHFLWPDLLDWDQFGALVMPVLVLSLVSFLETASSAQVEHQQAGTRWNENQDLVAQGLSKVSAGLFGSFATSASFSRSAVNLLAGAKTGYANVFSILLVVVVVQWFIPWLYHVPQAALAAIVVTAVLNLIKPMQILGLFRVSRVEACISVTTLALTILTAPRMYWGVFAGIALTQAYFIYQHLHPRIIEVGLHPDGSLRSRQLWQLPPLAPRIMALRMDADLDFATASALERYATEALQQNPGCSDIALLMEPVNSIDITGVETFARLERMVAKRGGTLHVVGLKLPAEKRLQRAGLLLQQGSIIALYRTSSEFLSRVCAKEQDPPMP; encoded by the coding sequence ATGCACTCCCTGGCCCGCTGGTTCCCTTTTCTTCAATGGCCCAAGCCTGGCGCTGCGCTGCTGCGTGGCGAATTCTGGGCCGGGCTCACCGTGGGCCTGATGCTGCTGCCTCAGGGCGTGGCTTATGCAGCGCTGGCGGGCATGCCGTTGATTACCGGCATCTACGCCTCCATCATTCCCGCCGCGGTCGCCATTCTGTTCAGCCCCTCCCCACGCCTGGGCGTGGGCCCCACGGCGCTCAGCGCCCTGCTGATCGGCGCCTCGCTGACCGGCATGGCCGAGCCCGGTTCGGCCCAATGGGTACAACTGGCCGCCTGGATGGCCATTCTGTCGGGCCTGGTACAGGCGGTACTGGGCGTGGTTCGCGCCGGCTGGCTGTTGAATCTGGTGACCTCGCCGGTGCTGGCAGGCTTCACCCAGGCTGCAGCCCTGCTGATTCTGGCCTCGCAATTGCCCACGCTGCTGGGCATGCGTGCGGACTGGGCCACGGTCTGGCATTCCCCATCCATCTATCTGTTCGACTGGCGCTCGATCGCCTTCGGTCTCAGCAGCATGGCACTGCTGATGGTGGCCAAGAAATGGCGTCCGGCCTTTCCCTCGGCCATTTTCATCATTGCACTCACGGGGCTGGTCAGCTGGGCCACCGGTTTTGCGGATTCCAGCGGTGCCGTCGTCGGGCATCTGCCGGCAGGTCTGCCGCACTTTCTATGGCCAGACCTGCTGGACTGGGATCAGTTCGGCGCACTGGTCATGCCTGTGCTCGTGCTGTCGCTGGTGAGCTTTCTGGAAACGGCCTCCAGCGCCCAGGTCGAGCACCAGCAGGCAGGAACACGCTGGAACGAGAATCAGGATCTGGTGGCACAAGGGCTGTCCAAGGTCAGCGCCGGCCTGTTCGGCAGCTTTGCCACCAGCGCCTCCTTCTCGCGCTCGGCCGTCAATCTGCTGGCTGGCGCCAAGACCGGCTACGCCAATGTGTTCTCCATCCTGCTGGTGGTCGTGGTCGTGCAGTGGTTCATTCCCTGGCTTTACCATGTGCCTCAGGCCGCACTGGCGGCCATCGTGGTCACGGCCGTCCTCAATCTGATCAAGCCCATGCAGATCCTGGGCCTGTTCAGGGTCTCCCGCGTGGAAGCCTGCATCAGCGTGACCACGCTGGCTCTGACGATTCTGACGGCACCGCGCATGTACTGGGGCGTGTTTGCCGGGATTGCGCTGACCCAGGCCTATTTCATCTACCAGCACCTGCACCCGCGCATCATTGAGGTCGGCCTGCACCCCGACGGCAGCCTGCGCAGCCGCCAGCTCTGGCAGTTGCCCCCGCTGGCGCCCCGCATCATGGCGCTGCGCATGGATGCCGACCTGGATTTCGCCACCGCTTCGGCGCTGGAGCGCTATGCGACCGAGGCCTTGCAGCAAAACCCCGGCTGCAGCGATATCGCTTTGCTCATGGAGCCCGTCAACAGTATCGACATCACAGGCGTGGAGACCTTTGCCCGGCTCGAGCGCATGGTGGCCAAGCGCGGCGGCACCCTGCATGTGGTGGGGCTGAAGCTGCCCGCAGAAAAGCGCCTGCAGCGCGCCGGCCTGCTGCTGCAGCAGGGCTCCATCATCGCGCTCTATCGCACCAGCAGCGAATTTCTGAGCCGTGTTTGCGCCAAAGAGCAAGACCCGCCAATGCCATAG
- a CDS encoding GGDEF domain-containing protein: MTSSAPHQSVFLRDLRLATAHNLVTRAGGSEMRLPTDTPTQYLQALIDGLCALSLRDPLTGLGNRRHFRTVIEREIDRVARSGETALLLMLDIDHFKQINDEHGHIAGDMVLQSVAHTLADGIRPMDTLARYGGEEFAIVLPVCPAHFGHSVAERLRQSIAETPIQVSPSTSLNITVSIGGVYALQWIRSTAQLWTERADRQLYLAKSAGRNCVRIEEPPDSTVSAEEKSLLFGPLTPDAIAENGSESNTAHDVSTDAKSQVITP; the protein is encoded by the coding sequence GTGACTTCCTCCGCCCCCCATCAATCCGTGTTTTTACGCGATCTGCGTCTGGCCACTGCCCACAATCTGGTGACCCGTGCAGGAGGCAGCGAGATGCGCTTGCCCACGGACACTCCCACCCAGTATCTGCAGGCCCTGATTGATGGCCTATGTGCGCTGTCCCTGCGCGACCCGCTGACAGGGCTTGGCAACCGGCGCCATTTCCGCACCGTCATCGAACGCGAAATCGACCGCGTGGCACGCTCGGGCGAAACCGCCTTGCTGCTGATGCTGGACATCGACCATTTCAAGCAGATCAACGACGAGCACGGTCATATCGCAGGCGACATGGTGCTGCAGTCCGTGGCGCACACCCTTGCCGATGGCATACGCCCCATGGATACGCTGGCGCGCTATGGCGGCGAGGAATTCGCCATCGTGCTGCCGGTCTGCCCCGCCCACTTTGGCCACTCCGTGGCCGAGCGCCTGCGCCAATCCATTGCCGAGACACCGATCCAGGTCTCCCCCAGCACCTCGCTGAACATCACCGTCAGCATCGGAGGCGTCTATGCCCTGCAGTGGATTCGCAGCACCGCCCAGCTCTGGACCGAGCGCGCCGACCGCCAGCTCTACCTTGCCAAATCCGCAGGTCGCAACTGCGTACGCATCGAAGAGCCGCCCGACAGTACCGTGAGTGCAGAGGAAAAAAGCCTGCTTTTCGGCCCTTTAACCCCTGATGCCATCGCAGAAAATGGCTCAGAGAGCAATACAGCCCACGACGTAAGCACCGACGCCAAAAGCCAGGTCATAACGCCTTGA
- a CDS encoding MinD/ParA family protein — protein MDTLAPHPHLPAHISMEDALRAPGRTKQARIIAVTSGKGGVGKTFVSANLAAALARHGFNVLVLDADLGLANLDVVLNLYPKVTLHDVFTGRATLEDAILPTPGGYSVLLAGSGMIEYSRLTPEVRSQFMLTIDTLRPRYDIILLDTGAGISDVVLFSVSMASEVLVVATPEPTSLTDAYAAIKVMATQQKRQQIRLVINQTQRPGDGRAITGQLQQVLNRFVTTDSGQPLQLTHWGDIPTDPAVRDAVMRRQLLLQSMPGAPASLAVAQLSNKIKAALTAPA, from the coding sequence ATGGATACCTTGGCCCCTCACCCTCACTTACCTGCCCATATTTCCATGGAAGATGCCCTGCGTGCACCCGGTCGCACCAAGCAGGCGCGCATCATCGCCGTGACCAGCGGCAAGGGCGGCGTCGGCAAGACTTTTGTCTCTGCCAATCTGGCGGCTGCCCTGGCTCGCCACGGCTTCAATGTGCTTGTGCTCGACGCGGATCTGGGCCTGGCCAATCTAGACGTGGTGCTCAACCTCTACCCCAAGGTGACGCTGCACGATGTCTTCACGGGCCGCGCCACGCTGGAAGACGCCATCCTGCCCACACCCGGCGGCTACTCCGTGCTGCTGGCAGGCTCGGGCATGATCGAATACTCGCGCCTGACACCTGAGGTGCGCAGCCAGTTCATGCTCACCATCGACACGCTGCGCCCGCGCTACGACATCATCTTGCTGGACACCGGCGCCGGCATCTCCGATGTGGTGCTGTTCTCGGTCTCCATGGCTTCCGAGGTACTGGTCGTAGCCACGCCCGAGCCCACCTCGCTGACCGACGCCTACGCCGCCATCAAGGTGATGGCCACCCAGCAAAAGCGCCAGCAGATACGCCTGGTCATCAACCAGACCCAGCGCCCCGGTGACGGCCGTGCCATTACCGGCCAGTTGCAGCAGGTGCTCAACCGCTTTGTGACCACCGATTCGGGTCAGCCCCTGCAGCTCACGCACTGGGGCGATATCCCCACCGATCCCGCCGTGCGCGATGCCGTGATGCGGCGCCAGTTGCTGCTGCAGTCCATGCCCGGAGCGCCCGCATCGCTGGCAGTGGCGCAGCTGTCTAATAAAATCAAGGCTGCGCTGACGGCCCCGGCCTAA
- a CDS encoding sulfurtransferase: MADILNISCYKFTPLPDADALRETLLARAQELDLKGTVLLAEEGINFFLAGPAAAVRSFIAQLKLDPRFADLNPKESWSDHVPFRKMLVKVKREIIRMDHPSIRPASGRAPSVAPATLRRWLEQGHDDEGREVVTLDTRNDYEVDEGAFAGTIDWRLTKFTEFPPALREHKAEFAGKTVVSYCTGGIRCEKAAILMQEEGIENVYQLEGGILKYFEETDGKFYDGGCFVFDGRDSLGTDLERTPLVHPRPVKKHLL, from the coding sequence GTGGCCGACATACTCAACATCTCCTGCTACAAATTCACGCCCCTGCCCGACGCCGACGCACTGCGCGAGACGCTGCTGGCACGCGCCCAGGAACTGGACCTCAAGGGTACGGTGCTGCTGGCCGAGGAAGGCATCAACTTCTTTCTGGCCGGGCCTGCTGCGGCCGTTCGCAGCTTCATCGCTCAGCTCAAGCTGGACCCACGCTTTGCCGATCTGAACCCCAAGGAAAGCTGGTCCGACCATGTGCCGTTTCGCAAGATGCTGGTCAAGGTCAAGCGCGAGATCATTCGCATGGACCACCCCTCCATCCGCCCCGCCAGCGGGCGCGCCCCCTCGGTCGCGCCGGCCACGCTACGCCGCTGGCTGGAGCAGGGCCATGACGACGAAGGCCGTGAAGTGGTCACCCTGGACACGCGCAACGACTACGAAGTCGACGAAGGCGCGTTTGCCGGCACCATAGACTGGCGCCTGACCAAGTTCACCGAATTCCCGCCCGCGCTGCGCGAGCACAAGGCCGAATTTGCCGGCAAGACCGTGGTCAGTTACTGCACAGGCGGCATCCGCTGTGAAAAAGCCGCCATCCTGATGCAGGAAGAAGGAATCGAGAACGTCTACCAGCTCGAAGGCGGCATCCTCAAATATTTTGAAGAGACCGATGGCAAGTTCTACGACGGCGGCTGTTTTGTCTTCGACGGCCGCGACTCTCTGGGCACGGACCTGGAGCGCACGCCGCTGGTCCACCCCCGCCCCGTGAAAAAGCACCTGCTGTAA
- a CDS encoding flavodoxin family protein, whose translation MSNIVVVYHSGYGHTQRMAQSVAQGAGAQLLAIDADGNLPEGGWAQLAAAEAIVFGAPTYMGAPSWQFKKFADASSKPWFAQTWKDKLFAGFTNSAGVQGDKQVTLDYFYHLAMQHSGIWVGLGMLPSNTKAAQRNDANWMGAYSGAMAQTPSDASVAEMLPGDLETARQFGERVASTARRLTK comes from the coding sequence ATGAGCAATATCGTTGTTGTCTACCACTCGGGCTACGGCCATACCCAGCGCATGGCGCAATCCGTGGCCCAGGGCGCCGGTGCGCAGCTGCTGGCCATTGACGCTGATGGCAATCTGCCCGAAGGCGGCTGGGCGCAACTGGCAGCGGCCGAGGCCATCGTCTTTGGCGCACCTACCTATATGGGCGCACCGAGCTGGCAGTTCAAGAAGTTTGCCGATGCCTCGTCCAAGCCCTGGTTTGCCCAGACCTGGAAAGACAAGCTGTTTGCCGGTTTCACCAACAGCGCCGGCGTGCAGGGCGACAAGCAGGTGACGCTGGACTATTTCTACCACCTGGCCATGCAGCACAGCGGCATCTGGGTGGGCCTGGGCATGTTGCCGTCCAACACCAAGGCGGCGCAGCGCAACGATGCCAACTGGATGGGCGCCTACTCGGGCGCCATGGCCCAGACGCCTTCCGATGCCTCGGTGGCAGAGATGTTGCCAGGCGACCTGGAGACGGCGCGGCAGTTTGGCGAGCGTGTGGCCAGTACGGCCAGGCGCCTGACCAAGTAA
- a CDS encoding DoxX family protein, translating into MLNQLKNPLDLIGRILIALLFLPAGFQKITGFAGTVGYAASVGMPMPQLAVGIGLVIEILGGLAILLGWHTRWAALILGFFTLVASFFFHNFWGVPAEAAGMQQLLFWKNIAVVGGLLGYAAHGAGAWSVDGRKH; encoded by the coding sequence ATGCTGAACCAACTGAAGAATCCTCTCGATCTGATCGGTCGTATCCTGATTGCGCTGCTGTTCCTGCCCGCAGGTTTTCAGAAAATCACCGGTTTTGCCGGTACCGTGGGCTATGCCGCATCGGTGGGCATGCCCATGCCGCAGCTTGCCGTGGGCATAGGCCTGGTGATTGAAATCCTGGGTGGCCTGGCCATTTTGCTGGGCTGGCATACCCGCTGGGCCGCGCTGATCCTGGGTTTCTTCACCCTGGTGGCCAGCTTCTTCTTCCACAATTTCTGGGGCGTGCCTGCCGAGGCCGCAGGCATGCAGCAACTGCTGTTCTGGAAGAACATCGCTGTCGTGGGCGGCCTGCTGGGCTACGCTGCCCATGGTGCTGGTGCCTGGAGTGTGGACGGCCGCAAGCACTGA
- a CDS encoding pirin family protein: protein MMTLRKSQERGYADHGWLKSFHSFSFAGYYDPRHMGFGNLRVINEDRIAPGTGFGAHGHRDMEIISYVMDGGLSHKDSMGNEQTIVPGEVQRMSAGSGVVHSEHNHADGGTTHFLQIWLLPARTGIEPGYAQKAFLEAEKRGKLRLVASPDGAEGSVTMNADARLFAGLFDGDETFDMALPAGRKTYVHMVKGELVVNGQKLTAGDAALIENESRLSLGQGKSAEVLVFDLQA from the coding sequence ATGATGACTCTGCGCAAATCCCAGGAACGTGGCTACGCCGATCACGGCTGGCTCAAGTCCTTCCACAGCTTCTCGTTCGCGGGCTACTACGACCCCCGCCACATGGGCTTTGGCAACCTGCGCGTGATCAACGAAGACCGCATTGCCCCCGGCACCGGTTTTGGCGCCCACGGCCACCGTGACATGGAAATCATCAGCTATGTGATGGACGGCGGCCTGTCGCACAAGGACAGCATGGGCAACGAACAGACCATTGTGCCCGGCGAGGTGCAGCGCATGAGTGCGGGCTCGGGCGTGGTGCACAGCGAGCACAACCATGCAGATGGCGGCACCACCCATTTTCTGCAGATCTGGCTGTTGCCTGCACGCACCGGTATCGAACCCGGCTATGCCCAGAAGGCTTTTCTCGAGGCCGAGAAGCGCGGCAAGCTGCGCCTGGTGGCATCGCCCGACGGTGCCGAAGGTTCGGTGACCATGAATGCCGATGCCCGGCTGTTTGCCGGCTTGTTCGACGGCGACGAAACCTTTGACATGGCGCTGCCCGCTGGCCGCAAGACCTATGTGCACATGGTCAAGGGCGAGCTGGTGGTGAATGGACAAAAGCTGACAGCCGGTGATGCGGCGCTTATTGAAAATGAGTCTCGCCTGAGCCTGGGGCAGGGCAAGAGCGCCGAAGTACTGGTGTTTGATCTGCAAGCGTGA
- a CDS encoding LysR family transcriptional regulator, whose product MPSSRDVLTPDSLAMLQAIAETGSFAAAARSLGLVPSALTYRVRQIEDALDVLLFDRSSRHAQATEAGQALLHEGARLLQEIDAVAHRVKRVATGWEPQLTIVVDGAIARTPVFELIEAFYALNPPTALKIKDGILSGTLEALTSGQADLAIGIAVNASNAAELQTREIGEMDFIFAVAPHHPLASATEPISDEELLRHRLIAVADSGVRSNISFGLVSGQDVLTVDSMHAKVEAQIRGIGGGFLPRGMVQSYLDAGLLVTRQVQRASRNLRLHYGWPGPAHRTPGRALQWWLQQLESPATRRALMENHHRQ is encoded by the coding sequence ATGCCCAGTTCCCGCGATGTGCTCACCCCCGACAGCCTGGCCATGCTGCAGGCCATTGCCGAGACCGGCAGCTTCGCCGCCGCAGCACGTTCCCTGGGGCTGGTGCCCAGTGCGCTGACTTATCGGGTGCGCCAGATCGAGGACGCGCTGGACGTGCTGCTGTTTGACCGCAGCTCGCGCCACGCCCAGGCCACCGAGGCCGGTCAGGCCTTGCTCCACGAGGGCGCACGCCTGTTGCAGGAGATCGACGCCGTGGCCCACCGCGTCAAGCGCGTGGCCACGGGCTGGGAGCCCCAGCTGACCATCGTGGTCGACGGCGCGATTGCCCGCACACCGGTGTTCGAGCTGATCGAGGCTTTTTATGCGCTGAACCCGCCCACGGCGCTGAAGATCAAGGACGGCATTCTCAGCGGCACTCTGGAAGCGCTGACCAGCGGCCAGGCCGATCTGGCCATAGGCATTGCCGTCAATGCCAGCAATGCCGCCGAGCTGCAGACCCGTGAAATCGGCGAGATGGACTTCATCTTTGCCGTAGCGCCCCACCATCCGCTGGCCAGCGCGACCGAGCCCATCTCCGACGAAGAGCTGCTGCGGCACCGCCTGATCGCCGTTGCCGACTCGGGCGTGCGCAGCAACATCAGCTTCGGCCTGGTCAGCGGCCAAGATGTGCTCACGGTGGACAGCATGCACGCCAAGGTCGAGGCGCAGATACGCGGTATTGGCGGCGGCTTTCTGCCGCGCGGCATGGTGCAGTCCTATCTGGACGCAGGCCTGCTGGTGACGCGCCAGGTCCAGCGCGCCAGCCGCAATCTGCGCCTGCACTACGGCTGGCCCGGACCGGCCCACCGCACTCCGGGCCGGGCGCTGCAGTGGTGGCTGCAGCAACTGGAGAGCCCCGCCACGCGCCGCGCCCTCATGGAAAACCATCATCGCCAGTGA
- a CDS encoding NAD(P)/FAD-dependent oxidoreductase, whose protein sequence is MNASHARVTRTDSASGSASPSRIAVIGAGIAGIACARTLMQAGHDVHVYERLTQAGGRMRSVSGPYGSFDIGAQFFTVRDPRFQQALDTVPQNLLGWSLNSIQTRNAQGRKTSTPASPRETHWVGLPDMQALPLAWAAPLWDAGRMHLGQSVRALGHHIASGSKHSSHQWTLMLDTEDHGAQTASGFDTVILALPAPQAVQLLQTAPQGMALAKSLSTVEMAPCWAMTLSYPMAAQAGLNTLGPQWNAARSTHERVAWVARESSKPGRAQTERWTVHANPLWSNEHRHDDPTRVLSKLQKAFGEITGIRVAPRHASVYLWQHAQTLSPLGQPFAYERAAGLGLCGDWCIGSRVEDAFISGLEMALALA, encoded by the coding sequence ATGAATGCTTCCCATGCACGAGTGACCCGCACGGACTCCGCGTCCGGCTCTGCTTCCCCTTCCCGCATTGCCGTCATCGGCGCAGGTATTGCAGGCATTGCCTGCGCACGCACCTTGATGCAGGCCGGACATGATGTCCATGTCTACGAGCGCCTGACCCAGGCCGGCGGACGCATGCGCTCGGTCAGCGGCCCCTACGGCAGCTTCGATATCGGCGCCCAGTTTTTCACGGTGCGCGACCCACGCTTTCAGCAGGCACTGGACACCGTGCCGCAAAATCTGCTGGGCTGGAGCCTCAACAGCATCCAGACACGCAATGCCCAGGGTCGCAAGACCAGCACTCCCGCATCGCCACGCGAAACCCATTGGGTCGGCCTGCCCGACATGCAGGCCCTGCCCCTGGCCTGGGCTGCCCCGCTGTGGGATGCAGGCCGCATGCATCTGGGTCAATCCGTGCGTGCGCTCGGCCACCATATCGCCAGCGGCAGCAAGCACAGCAGCCATCAATGGACGCTGATGCTGGACACCGAAGACCATGGTGCCCAGACGGCCAGCGGCTTCGACACCGTCATCCTCGCCCTGCCCGCGCCACAGGCCGTGCAGCTGCTGCAAACCGCCCCGCAAGGCATGGCGTTGGCCAAAAGCCTGTCAACCGTGGAGATGGCACCCTGCTGGGCCATGACCCTGTCCTACCCCATGGCTGCCCAGGCGGGTCTGAACACCCTGGGGCCCCAGTGGAATGCGGCCCGCAGCACACATGAGCGTGTGGCCTGGGTGGCGCGCGAGTCCTCCAAGCCCGGCCGTGCCCAGACCGAGCGCTGGACCGTACATGCCAACCCGCTGTGGTCCAACGAACACCGCCACGACGACCCTACGCGCGTTCTGTCCAAGCTGCAAAAGGCCTTTGGCGAGATCACCGGCATCCGCGTGGCTCCGCGCCATGCCAGTGTCTACCTCTGGCAACATGCCCAGACGCTCTCCCCGCTGGGCCAGCCCTTTGCCTATGAGCGTGCCGCAGGCCTGGGCCTGTGCGGCGACTGGTGCATAGGCAGCCGCGTCGAGGACGCGTTCATCTCCGGGCTGGAGATGGCGCTGGCCCTTGCCTGA